From Andrena cerasifolii isolate SP2316 chromosome 12, iyAndCera1_principal, whole genome shotgun sequence, a single genomic window includes:
- the Garz gene encoding sec7 domain-containing protein garz — protein sequence MSRIAKMACPGGGLYVVEGEVCLLVTAMRRGARWSSHSHQDDDQDNLVKGLNTLKEALNEAKDLSHLDPGVFLAPFLEIIRSEETTGPVTSLALSAVNKMISYNLIDPDHPLIAQCVEAVADAVTHARFVGTDASGDGVVLMRILQVLRALMLSPAGDYLSNESICEIMLSCFRICFETRLSELLRRTAEHCLRDMVQHLFTRLPQFVDDTRVLLNMKKMRTNSMESTRSKNRRNKNHFKPKAKANSDDVDDTEAPLVSPVDKVKTTHLATTPVAPAGNIVDMQGSLDQGTVEKAEEEKNDSKDNNKKSPDEKNEIQKEEHDSIASSKTADATDTSEGKENNDESEKSTNTSTEKEQIPQEENKSVEKEEADEQNQSKEIPSPTQENQETQSVDDEKRIDLVTSPAGSVEDLSIDESTSNAYKSSKAKEFEQVEEYINAQGVRFMSLQQLAPYGALCVRELFRFLVSLCSPLDKQNNEVMTHLGLSLLQVALEIAADALSNFPSLLALVKDDLCRNLILLLGTDRLSILAVDLQVSFLLFESQREHLKFQMERYVTKLMEIVNSDSNRISYDQRELALEAIVRLWRIPGLPAELYLNYDCGLYSTNLYEQLMKLLSKNASALMGNMYNMQFISLDAIFMLISGMEIRCKGYKELCKPSRHSASLNLPTREELLSIKANKRWLALGTEKFNETPREGIAKLLEHGLLGGNPGIPDSEKVAKLLKENPGLDKKAIGEYISKKENKNILNCFVHSFDLRNTRIDQALRLYLESFRLPGEAPLISLLLEKFAEHWHDSNGKPFTSADAAFTLAYAVIMLNVDQHNYNVKRQSNPMTADQFKRNLKKVNGGADFDQEMLDEIYTSIKGEEIVMPAEQTGLVKDNYLWKVLLRRGAGLESFYLKVGNAGEFVDKELAEQAWAPIISALCRAYDKAPDRSLQRRVAETFLRCASISAHYGMSSDLDTLVVSLCKFTGLATGGEPDQVVLHLGGSSKCQLAARTLFKITHMHGDAIRASWKNIVDCLQSLYKARLLPKSLTEGEDFIDPSGKISLLREPATPKPQPADQGILSSLYSYIAQDTSRMSHSAEATARKRATEFVANCYLKQIIEESKFLQVESLRSLVGALVFTNPHDEDVSVFLLELLLEVSIQNRDRVSCIWPVVQAHLDGLLTTAARENHPYLLERVAVGMLRLAIRLLRGEECAWTVLPPLLPLTHLPSVTSAPLARQIAYGLFELLKTGAANIHSTEDWRVVFSLLECAGAGALSPKQSNTVLDEATNSRTSVLDPRPISPVPEWVLASATGTEAPLPVAADTIVLDRDLQPHDPAALVKCCESLTFLVRDVAHVTPFNFELCIRCVRTFAEAVLQCIGKRSRVHGAAEEPAGYQQSPIQLLDLMHTLHTRTAQVFRWWAEESNATEGVSLWPQAWRPLLQGIARLCCDSRRQVRTAAITYLQSTLLAHDLAQLSAVEWSQCLEQVLFPLLAQLLGPIASNDPIGVEETRVRAAMLLSKVFLHHLNPLLSLPGFLPLWLTVLDLLRAYMHADNSELLFEAIPESLKNMLLVMSSANVLASDSNLWAPTWRTIDGFLPDLKADLFPEPPPPPPPPQVQQTPQVISLVEQQQPSFTGSIAPQPENVSASQTDSPPHEEPEPEPALAAETLNISPMNSVVTISIPSTPLFDGKEPQQVITLVNQQPPSVSSPVAVQPAAQQVFDICQPIGHMIIEPGEQIQRPTNEEDLERPPKISHEQEHVPLNRYEEWRPQQQQHHSVQHLPYKQEPQHVGTVIVPHRASSSETTTVESTAATMFNSAAYFIEDPAADRLFAVTNP from the exons ATGAGCAGGATCGCAAAGATGGCCTGTCCGGGAGGCGGTCTGTACGTCGTCGAGGGCGAAGTCTGCCTCCTGGTTACGGCTATGAGGCGAGGTGCCCGATGGTCCTCGCATTCCCATCAG gatGACGATCAGGACAATCTCGTGAAGGGGTTAAATACCTTGAAGGAGGCACTGAACGAAGCTAAAGATTTATCTCATTTGGACCCGGGAGTGTTCCTGGCTCCTTTCCTGGAGATCATAAGGTCGGAAGAAACAACGGGACCGGTTACGAGCCTTGCTCTGTCAGCTGTTAATAAAATGATATCGTACAATCTCATTG ATCCTGATCATCCTTTAATAGCGCAATGTGTCGAGGCTGTTGCCGATGCTGTTACCCATGCAAGGTTTGTTGGAACTGATGCATCTGGAGACGGAGTGGTTTTAATGAGAATACTTCAAGTTCTAAGGGCTCTTATGTTATCACCAGCTGGAGATTACCTTTCCAATGAAAGCATTTGCGAGATTATGCTTAGTTGCTTCAGGATATGTTTTGAGACACGTCTCAGTG AATTGCTGAGGAGAACAGCTGAGCATTGCTTGAGAGACATGGTGCAGCATCTCTTCACTCGATTGCCACAGTTTGTAGACGACACGAGGGTTCTATTAAATATGAAA AAAATGAGGACGAACAGTATGGAAAGCACTCGTagtaaaaatagaagaaataaGAATCATTTCAAGCCGAAGGCAAAAGCGAACTCGGATGACGTCGATGATACCGAAGCTCCGCTCGTAAGTCCGGTCGATAAAGTTAAAACCACTCATTTAGCGACGACCCCTGTTGCCCCTGCAGGGAATATTGTTGATATGCAGGGCTCCTTGGATCAAGGAACTGTCGAAAAGGCAGAGGAGGAAAAGAATGATagtaaagataataataaaaagagtcCAGACGAGAAGAATGAAATTCAGAAAGAGGAACACGATTCGATCGCAAGTAGCAAAACGGCAGATGCAACGGATACGTCGGAGGGTAAAGAGAACAACGACGAGTCGGAGAAAAGTACAAATACCTCGACGGAGAAGGAACAAATTCcgcaggaagaaaataaaagcgtGGAAAAAGAGGAAGCTGACGAGCAGAATCAAAGCAAGGAAATACCTTCACCTACTCAAGAAAATCAAG AGACTCAATCGGTTGATGACGAGAAAAGAATTGATTTAGTAACGTCCCCTGCAGGAAGCGTAGAAGACCTATCGATAGACGAAAGTACAAGTAACGCTTACAAATCGTCTAAAGCTAAAGAATTCGAGCAGGTCGAAGAATATATTAATGCTCAAGGAGTTCGGTTTATGTCACTCCAGCAATTAGCACCTTACGGCGCTCTGTGCGTTCGCGAATTGTTCAGATTCCTCGTGTCTCTGTGCAGTCCCCTCGATAAGCAGAATAATGAAGTTATGACGCATCTCGGCCTCAGTTTGTTACAAGTCGCGCTAGAAATCGCTGCCGATGCACTTTCAAACTTCCCGTCGTTACTCGCACTTGTGAAAGACGATCTGTGTAGAAATCTTATCTTG CTTCTTGGCACAGATCGATTATCGATCCTTGCTGTAGACTTGCAAGTATcgtttttattattcgaatctcagagGGAGCacttaaagtttcaaatggaGCGTTATGTAACAAAATTGATGGAGATAGTGAACTCAGACTCGAATAGGATATCGTACGATCAACGAGAATTAGCGCTTG AAGCCATTGTAAGATTATGGAGAATACCTGGATTACCAGCGGAACTGTACCTAAACTATGATTGTGGTTTATACTCTACGAATTTGTACGAACAATTAATGAAACTTTTGTCAAAG AACGCTTCCGCATTGATGGGTAACATGTACAACATGCAGTTCATTTCCTTGGACGCTATATTTATGCTTATTTCTGGAATGGAAATCAGATGCAAAGGATACAAGGAGTTGTGCAAACCTTCTCGACATAGCGCGTCGCTGAATCTTCCAACGCGAGAGGAATTGCTCTCTATAAAAGCGAATAAACGG TGGCTGGCGCTCGGGACAGAGAAATTCAACGAAACTCCGCGGGAGGGAATCGCTAAACTTCTGGAGCATGGTCTTTTGGGCGGTAACCCGGGCATTCCAGATTCGGAGAAAGTAGCAAAGCTTTTGAAAGAAAATCCTGGGCTCGACAAGAAGGCTATCGGGGAATACATCAGCAAAAAGGAGAATAAGAACATTTTGAATTGTTTCGTTCATAGTTTCGATCTGAGAAATACTCGAATTGATCAAGCCCTGCGACTTTATCTAGAATCGTTCAGGCTTCCTGGCGAAGCGCCACTTATCTCCTTATTGCTCGAAAAATTCGCGGAACATTGGCAC GATAGTAATGGCAAGCCGTTTACTTCAGCAGACGCTGCGTTTACTTTGGCCTATGCTGTGATCATGTTGAATGTTGACCAGCATAATTACAATGTGAAACGACAAAGTAATCCAATGACGGCGGACCAGTTTAAAAGGAATTTGAAGAAGGTCAACGGTGGTGCCGATTTTGACCAGGAAATGCTCGATGAAATATATACCTCTATTAA GGGCGAGGAAATCGTAATGCCAGCTGAGCAAACTGGCTTGGTGAAGGATAATTATTTGTGGAAGGTATTGCTGCGCAGAGGTGCCGGGCTTGAAAGCTTTTATCTGAAAGTCGGGAACGCCGGTGAATTTGTAGACAAAGAATTGGCCGAGCAGGCATGGGCTCCTATCATAAGTGCTCTTTGCAGAGCGTACGACAAAGCACCCGATAGATCTTTGCAACGCCGTGTTGCCGAAACGTTTCTCCG TTGTGCCTCGATCAGCGCTCATTACGGTATGAGCAGCGATTTAGATACGCTTGTGGTCAGCCTGTGCAAGTTCACAGGCCTCGCGACTGGTGGCGAACCCGATCAAGTGGTGCTGCATCTTGGCGGCAGCAGCAAGTGTCAGTTAGCCGCGCGCACTCTCTTCAAGATCACTCACATGCACGGTGATGCGATACGGGCTTCCTGGAAGAATATCGTCGACTGCTTACAGTCGCTGTATAAAGCAAGGCTGTTGCCGAAAAGCTTGACAGAGGGGGAGGATTTCATAGATCCATCCGGAAAGATATCTTTACTTCGAGAACCAGCTACACCCAAGCCACAACCAGCTGACCAAGGAATATTATCCAGCTTATATTCCTACATAGCTCAGGACACATCTCGCATGTCTCATTCCGCGGAAGCTACCGCGAGGAAGAGGGCAACCGAGTTTGTGGCCAATTGCTATCTGAAGCAGATCATCGAGGAAAGCAAGTTCTTGCAGGTTGAGTCCCTTCGCTCCCTCGTCGGTGCTCTGGTATTCACGAACCCTCACGACGAGGATGTGTCGGTGTTCTTACTGGAACTGCTGCTAGAAGTCAGCATTCAAAACCGGGATCGAGTCTCGTGCATTTGGCCAGTAGTTCAAGCTCATCTTGACGGACTATTGACAACAGCCGCGCGAGAGAATCACCCTTATCTGTTGGAGAGAGTGGCGGTTGGAATGCTAAGGCTGGCGATCAGATTGCTGCGCGGGGAGGAATGCGCTTGGACTGTCCTTCCACCTCTCTTACCTCTGACGCACCTGCCGTCGGTTACCAGCGCGCCTTTGGCACGACAGATCGCCTACGGGCTATTCGAATTGCTGAAGACCGGCGCCGCCAACATTCACAGTACAGAGGACTGGAGAGTGgtgtttagtttgttagaatgcGCTGGGGCCGGAGCGTTGTCACCGAAGCAGTCCAACACCGTGCTAGACGAAGCAACGAATTCTAGAACGTCCGTGCTGGATCCTAGACCCATCAGCCCCGTGCCGGAATGGGTGCTGGCCTCAGCGACAGGAACGGAAGCACCACTGCCAGTTGCCGCTGATACGATCGTCTTGGATCGCGACTTGCAACCGCACGATCCAGCCGCTCTGGTGAAATGCTGCGAAAGCCTAACGTTTCTAGTCAGAGACGTAGCACACGTCACTCCCTTCAATTTCGAGCTGTGCATCCGTTGCGTGAGAACGTTCGCCGAGGCAGTCCTCCAGTGCATAGGGAAACGAAGTAGGGTGCACGGCGCAGCGGAAGAGCCTGCTGGTTACCAGCAGAGTCCCATTCAGCTGTTAGACCTGATGCATACGCTGCACACCAGAACCGCTCAAGTGTTTCGATGGTGGGCGGAGGAGAGCAACGCAACCGAGGGCGTTTCCCTGTGGCCGCAAGCATGGAGGCCTCTGCTGCAAGGGATCGCGAGACTCTGCTGCGATTCTCGCAGGCAAGTTCGCACCGCGGCCATAACGTATCTTCAAAGCACCCTGCTCGCCCACGATTTAGCTCAATTATCAGCGGTAGAATGGTCCCAGTGTTTGGAGCAGGTGCTGTTCCCTCTGCTAGCTCAGTTACTAGGGCCGATAGCATCGAACGATCCCATCGGCGTGGAGGAGACGAGAGTCAGAGCAGCGATGTTGCTGTCCAAAGTGTTTCTTCATCACTTGAATCCTCTGCTAAGCCTCCCTGGATTCCTGCCTCTGTGGCTCACTGTCCTCGACTTGCTTCGCGCCTACATGCACGCCGACAACAGCGAGCTCCTTTTCGAGGCGATCCCCGAGTCGCTGAAGAACATGCTGCTGGTGATGTCGTCAGCCAACGTGTTAGCTTCAGACTCGAACCTTTGGGCACCCACCTGGAGAACCATCGACGGCTTCTTGCCTGACTTGAAGGCCGACCTGTTCCCCGAGCCACCTCCTCCACCGCCGCCGCCTCAGGTGCAGCAAACCCCGCAAGTTATCAGTCTGGTGGAGCAACAGCAGCCGTCGTTCACTGGGTCCATAGCGCCGCAGCCAGAAAACGTCTCGGCTAGTCAAACAGACTCCCCGCCACATGAAGAGCCGGAACCGGAGCCTGCACTCGCGGCAGAAACTCTGAATATTAGCCCAATGAACAGCGTAGTAACAATTTCCATACCATCGACGCCGTTGTTCGACGGTAAGGAACCGCAACAGGTGATCACGCTGGTTAACCAACAGCCTCCTAGCGTGTCGAGCCCAGTCGCGGTGCAGCCAGCCGCGCAACAGGTCTTCGATATTTGCCAACCTATCGGTCACATGATCATCGAGCCCGGCGAGCAAATACAGAGACCAACGAACGAAGAGGACCTCGAACGACCGCCAAAGATTAGCCACGAGCAAGAGCACGTTCCTCTGAACAGGTATGAAGAGTGGAGgccacagcaacagcagcaccaCTCTGTGCAGCATTTACCGTATAAGCAGGAGCCGCAACACGTTGGAACAGTAATCGTTCCGCACCGAGCGAGCTCGTCCGAG ACGACGACTGTAGAGTCTACGGCGGCGACGATGTTTAATTCCGCTGCGTATTTTATCGAGGATCCCGCGGCGGATCGACTGTTCGCCGTGACTAATCCTTGA
- the LOC143375240 gene encoding uncharacterized protein LOC143375240 — protein MGNTRSANPSKPRKEQKRESGDSVGDRTRRNQKAANANKSRARGKNLIKYRATNPFIIFFLRLRSKKPKEHVTVIARAAGKLWTQMNAEQRKKYIDLALAERKRREVRKKKRKSRRR, from the exons ATGGGAAACACAAGATCCGCGAATCCATCCAAGCCGCGGAAAGAGCAGAAAAGAGAAAGCGGTGACAG CGTAGGTGACCGTACCAGAAGGAATCAAAAGGCTGCGAACGCTAATAAATCCCGCGCGAGAGGGAAGAACTTGATAAAATATCGAGCTACCAATCCCTTCATAATTTTCTTCCTACGGTTGCGTAGTAAGAAACCGAAAGAGCACGTAACAGTGATCGCGCGAGCGGCGGGGAAATTGTGGACACAAATGAATGCGGAGCAAAGGAAGAAGTACATAGATCTAGCGCTCGCCGAGAGAAAGAGGCGGGAGGTcagaaagaagaaacgaaagtcGAG AAGGAGGTAG
- the LOC143375239 gene encoding uncharacterized protein LOC143375239: MTKVILENSPDYGDWEKDYEKVSSGTEESMPVSKEQVNQLIASDLVVIFSKTRCPYCKMAKEIFDDLKRKYTTIELDERDDGDEIQSILGEMTGARTVPRVFVKGICLGGGTDVKKLYETGELQKKF; encoded by the exons ATGACAAAAGTAATTCTCGAAAATAGCCCGGACTATGGAGATTGGGAGAAAGATTACGAGAAAG TATCCAGTGGGACGGAAGAAAGCATGCCTGTATCTAAAGAACAAGTTAACCAGCTGATCGCATCGGATCTTGTGGTGATATTCTCCAAGACAAGATGCCCCTACTGCAAAATGGCCAAGGAG ATATTCGATGACTTGAAAAGAAAGTATACCACCATCGAATTGGACGAGAGGGATGACGGTGATGAGATCCAAAGTATATTAGGTGAAATGACCGGCGCGAGAACCGTACCCCGAGTGTTCGTGAAAGGAATATGCCTAGGAGGTGGCACAGATGTGAAGAAATTATACGAGACTGGAGAACtacaaaagaaattttaa
- the LOC143375543 gene encoding zinc finger CCHC domain-containing protein 24, giving the protein MAACHPRPAVQHLQLQEPPQLGLGSINGIAGQGQKPLQQAHYSPHLLNWVYLTIADQNHAQQPDQSKLLPTIWSGFPSAASQAYLHRGGLSPSGAIGANLADSIGDLADHFTELGLLERKPTKRPPPSYLCHLCFKKGHYIKDCPQARPKGEGLTPYQGKKRCFGEYKCPKCKRKWMSGNSWANMGQECIKCHINVYPHKQRPLEKPDGLDVSDQSKVHPQHLCEKCKTLGYYCRRDQ; this is encoded by the exons ATGGCCGCCTGTCATCCAAGACCCGCGGTCCAGCACCTGCAGCTGCAGGAGCCGCCACAGCTGGGCCTTGGGTCCATTAACGGCATCGCTGGCCAAGGTCAGAAGCCTCTCCAGCAGGCACACTACTCGCCTCACTTGCTCAACTGGGTCTACCTCACCATCGCCGACCAGAATCATGCTCAGCAACCGGACCAG AGCAAGCTCCTGCCGACGATCTGGAGCGGCTTCCCTTCGGCGGCGTCGCAGGCTTACTTGCACAGAGGCGGGCTCAGCCCTTCAGGCGCGATAGGGGCCAACTTGGCGGACAGCATCGGCGATCTCGCCGACCATTTCACCGAGCTGGGTTTGCTGGAGCGGAAGCCGACCAAGAGGCCGCCGCCCAGCTACCTCTGCCACCTGTGCTTCAAGAAGGGCCACTACATCAAGGACTGCCCGCAG GCGCGACCGAAGGGCGAGGGCCTGACGCCGTACCAGGGGAAAAAACGATGCTTCGGCGAGTACAAGTGTCCCAAGTGCAAGCGCAAGTGGATGTCCGGGAACAGCTGGGCGAATATGGGCCAGGAATGTATCAAGTGCCACATAAACGTCTACCCGCACAAGCAG AGGCCGTTGGAGAAGCCGGACGGGCTGGACGTGTCCGACCAGAGCAAGGTTCATCCGCAGCATCTGTGCGAGAAATGCAAGACCCTGGGCTATTATTGCCGAAGAGACCAGTAA
- the Gxivspla2 gene encoding phospholipase A2 group XII, translating to MDFSQYRKVLIYALTFLAYAWSGYGAGLLSNLRDAVLAAESVFQDLFQNAATVARKIKDIHEVFDAAVEENCIFQCPAGVTPKADWNHKPQSNGCGSLGIEINQEYLPLAEMTKCCDAHDICYDTCNSDKEKCDLEFKRCLYRFCDGYQSSTIINTCKAAAKVLFTGTTTLGCKSYMDAQKEACYCGDKWSKNKKPKKAAQAGGEL from the exons ATGGATTTTTCCCAATATCGGAAAGTCCTGATCTACGCTCTAACTTTCCTAGCTTATGCATGGTCTGGCTATGGAGCTGGTTTACTGTCGAACTTGAGGGACGCCGTATTGGCGGCGGAATCGGTCTTCCAAGATCTATTTCAGAATGCAGCCACTGTGGCAAGGAAGATCAAAGACATACACGAAGTGTTCGATGCAGCTGTGGAGGAAAACTGCATCTTCCAGTGCCCAGCAG GTGTCACGCCGAAAGCCGACTGGAATCATAAACCCCAGAGCAATGGATGCGGGTCTTTGGGAATCGAG ATAAACCAAGAATATCTGCCGCTGGCGGAAATGACAAAGTGTTGCGACGCGCACGACATCTGCTATGATACATGCAATTCGGACAAGGAGAAGTGTGACTTAGAGTTTAAGAGATGTCTCTACAGATTCTGCGATGGGTATCAGTCATCCACGATCATAAACACCTGCAAAGCCGCTGCGAAGGTGCTTTTTACCGGCACGACTACTCTGGGGTGCAAGAGTTACATGGACGCGCAAAAGGAGGCTTGTTACTGCGGAGACAAGTGGAGCAAGAACAAGAAACCCAAGAAAGCTGCACAGGCTGGCGGGGAATTATAG